In Miscanthus floridulus cultivar M001 chromosome 5, ASM1932011v1, whole genome shotgun sequence, one genomic interval encodes:
- the LOC136453335 gene encoding uncharacterized protein At1g27050-like, protein MTRRRRGKRGRTSPDPPTKRRRGGAPEIESNDSPELVPTPAPAAPQPSSVMVAGLPPGCGVLELKSRLEAYGPIARARVDASAATGYVTFRSGAAAVAAIAASLDPGGGIAIGSKKVLVVQASEAPHNSRTTIRAAEPAGRSSHDATVKNVTDNSAILSSKAASGATYKAREIVAYDDLF, encoded by the exons ATGACACGGCGCCGCCGGGGCAAGCGCGGGCGCACGAGCCCAGACCCGCCGACGAAGCGCCGCCGCGGAGGCGCGCCGGAGATAGAGTCAAACGACTCCCCTGAGCTCGTCCCGACTCCGGCGCCTGCTGCTCCCCAGCCGTCTTCGGTGATGGTCGCCGGGCTGCCGCCCGGCTGCGGCGTGCTGGAGCTCAAGTCACGGCTGGAGGCGTACGGCCCCATCGCGCGGGCCCGCGTCGACGCCTCAGCGGCCACCGGGTACGTCACCTTCCGGTCCGGTGCGGCCGCCGTGGCCGCCATTGCCGCGTCCCTCGACCCCGGTGGAGGCATCGCCATCGGATCCAAGAAG GTTTTAGTCGTACAGGCCAGCGAGGCACCACATAACTCAAGAACCACAATAAGGGCTGCTGAACCCGCAGGGCGATCGTCACACGATGCAACGGTGAAGAACGTTACTGATAATTCAGCCATCCTGAGCTCCAAAGCAGCTTCTGGAGCGACTTACAAGGCGCGGGAAATAGTCGCCTATGATGATCTGTTCTAG